The DNA sequence GGAGACTATTTTTTGAGGCGCGTATTATTCCAGCATTTGAAAAAGAGGCTTTTGCTCTTATCCGCGATATAACCGATCAGAAGAAGGCAGAAGAGGAGTTGAAACAGGAGCGTGCGCTGTTTGTCAGCGGCCCCACCGTCGTCTTCAAATGGATTGCCGCCGACGGCTGGCCCATCGATTACGTCTCTCCCAACGTATACGGCTTGCTGGGCTATACCGCCGCGGAGCTGACGGTTGGTAAGCACCTATTCGGGGATATGTTACATCCCGACGACGTTCGTCGAATAGCCGAAGCAAACGAAAGGGCCGAAGAACAGGCGAACTGCAGACAATTTGCTGTTGATTACCGCATTCTGACTAAGGATGGTGCAATCAAGTGGGTGCATGAGCACACGATGCTGGTCAGGGATGACGAAGGAGCGGTCAAGTACCATCACGGCTACGTTACCGACATCACCGAGCAGAAAAAGGCGGAGGCGGAGAAGCGGAAACTGGAGAGCAGGATCCAGTTTACCGACAGGATGGCTTCCATCGGTGAGATGGCCTCCGGCATCGCCCATGAGATAAACAACCCACTAACCAGCGTGGTCGGCTTCTCCGAGCTGCTGATGGAAAAAGACCTGCCCGAAGACTTAAGGGAAGATGTTGAGACTATCCACAGCAGTGCCAGGAGGGTAGCCGACATCGTGAAGGGTCTGCTTACCTTCGCCCGCCAGCATAAGCCGGTACGAAATCGTACTAGCATTAACGAGATAATCGAAAGTACTCTGGCCCTGCGCAAGTACGCCATGGAGACCTCCAACATCGAGGTGATTACCATACTCGATAACGGACGGCCCTGGACGGTGGCCGATGCCGGCCAGCTCCAGCAGGTATTCCTCAACATCATCGTCAACGCCGAGATGGAGATGACGAAGGCTCACGGCAGGGGCAGGCTTACCATCAGGACGGAGCAGGCCGGTGACAGGATACGGATATCGTTTGCCGATGACGGGCCCGGCATAGCCGGGGAGAACCTGGAGAGGATATTCGACCCCTTCTTTACCACCAAAGAGGTAGGTGAAGGAACCGGCCTGGGCTTGAGCCTGGCCCACGGCATCGTCGCCGAGCATAACGGTGATCTGTATGTCGAGAGTGAGGAGGGCAAGGGGGCCACTTTCTTCGTCGAGCTGCCCGTCGTGATGGAGGAGGAGAAGAAGATAGAGCGGTTCGAGGAGGTCGAGACAGCCGGGAAGACCGTCGGGGGCCGGATACTGGTGGTGGATGATGAGCCGGCCATAATGGCGTTCCTGAAGAAATTACTCGGCGGCGAGGGTTATGATGTGGCGACGGCAGGCAGCGGCAGAGAAGCCCTTGAGATGACTAAGGAGCAGAGGTACAACCTTATCATCTGTGATATTAAGATGCCCGGCTTAAGCGGCGCCGAGCTGTACGACGAGCTGGGGGGAATAGCCCCTTCCCTGCAGAAGAGGGTCATCTTTATCACCGGAGACGTGATTGGCCCTGCCACCAATAAGTTCCTCAAAGCGACCGGAGTCCCTCACATAAACAAGCCCTTTGATATCGCCGGGCTGAAGAAAGAGATAAACCGGGTGATAGGTGAAAGGGTATAGCTATGAGTGGTGGAGATAGGGGGATTCGAACCCCCGACCTCTGCGATGCGAACGCAGCGCTCTCCCAGCTGAGCTATATCCCCCTCCGGGGAAATTATAACACACACTATTTTGCTATTGCGAGGGGTTGGAACTCACCTTTACTGTGCTGGACAGGAAGGTGGTAAGTAGGTTAATATTAGTAGGTTAATTTCCAGCTGAAGCTGGAGAACCGATAGGAAGTCTTAAGATGGACGAAAAAGATAAGGCCAGGGAATACGTCGCCAGAACGGTTAAGGATAGCAATATCAGATTCATCAGCCTGTGGTTCACCGATATCCTGGGTTTCCTCAAGAGCCTCACCATTACCCCCCGTGAGTTGGAGAGCGCTATGGTCGATGGGATTGGTTTCGACGGCTCCTCCGTTGAAGGGTTTGCCCGTGTTGATGAGAGCGATATGATGGCGCTCCCTGACCCGGCTACCTTTTGTATCCTGCCCTGGAGTAAGCCGGAGTACCCTGTCGCCAGAATGTTCTGCGATATTATGAGACCGGGCGGTCAGCCGTTCGAAGGCGACCCCCGCTATGTGCTGAAGAAAAACCTGGCCAGGGTCGCTGATTTGGGTTATGTCTTCAATGTCGGGCCGGAGCTGGAGTACTTCTATTTCCGGAACGATGAAGGAACACATATCCTGGACGAGGGTGGTTACTTTGATTTGACGCCTCTTGATGTCGCCAGCGACTTGCGGTTGCAGACGGTGGATACTCTGGAGCAGATGGGTATCCCCGTACAGACCAGTCATCATGAAGTGGCTACCAGCCAGCATGAAATTGACTTATCTTATTGTGATGCCTTGACTATGGCAGATAGCGTCATGACCTGTCGCCTGGTGATCAAGGAGGTTGCCCATCAACATGGTGTCTATGCCACTTTTATGCCCAAGCCTATCTTTGCTGTTAACGGCAGCGGCATGCACGTGCACCAGTCATTGTTTGCCGGTGCTAATAACGTCTTCTTTGATAAAAATGATAAGGACTACCTCTCGAAGATAGCCCGGCGTTACATGGCCGGTCTCTTGAAGCATGCCCCTGAGATTACCTCTGTAGTCAGCCAGTGGCTTAATTCCTACAAGCGTCTGGTTGTCGGCTATGAAGCGCCGGTATATATTTCCTGGGCGAGGCGGAATCGCTCGGATATGGTCAGGGTTCCTGATTATCAGTTTGGTAAGGAGAAGGCTACCAGGGTTGAGTTCAGAGTCCCTGACCCGGCCTGTAACCCTTACCTCGCTTTCAGCGTAATGCTGGCCGCCGGGCTGGAGGGTATCGAGCGGGAGTATCAGTTGTGTGCTCCCTCCGGGAAAAATGTCTTCGAAATGAGCGCTGACGAAAGAGAGCAGAGGGGTATTGGCTGCTTGCCGATGAATCTGTCTGATGCGATAGCCCTGACCGAAAAGAGCGAGGTGGTGAGGAAGGCTCTCGGCGACCATGTCTTTGACAGCTTCATTAGGAACAAAAAGATCGAGTGGGAGCAGTATCGCGTTCAGGTAACCGAGTATGAACTGAAAAGGTACCTGCCTGTTCTCTAAAATGGGGTATCGTCTTAGCAAGGACTATGAACTTTGAGACTGTCATCGGGCTGGAGGTACACGCCCAGCTGCTTACTAAGAGCAAAATGTTCTGCCGTTGTAGCGCCGGCTATTCTGATGCTCAAGCTAATACCTTTGTCTGTCCGGTGTGCCTGGGAATGCCGGGAGTCCTGCCCACCATCAATCAGCAGGCGGTGGAATATACCGTAATGACTGCTCTGGCGCTTGGCTGTGCCATCCCCGGCTATACCAAGTTCGATCGTAAGAATTACCCTTATCCTGATTTGATGAAGGGCTATCAGATTTCGCAGTATGACGCTCCTCTGGGGCAGGGGGGCTGGCTTACCATTGAGGTTGGTGGTGAGCAGAAGAGGATAGGCATAACCCGTGTTCACCTGGAGGAAGATGTCGCTAAACTGCTGCACCGTACCTCGCCGGACGGTGAGCACTATAGTCTGATCGATGTCAATCGTTCCGGAGTACCGCTGATGGAGGTAGTCGGTGAGCCCGACCTGTCGTCTCCGGAGGAGGCCAGGCAGTATTTGATGAAGCTGCGCAGCATACTGCGCTATCTTGGCGTATCCTCCGGTAATATGGAGGAGGGCAGCTTCAGGTGTGATGCCAATATCAGCATACGTCCTGAGCATACCACTGAGACGATGGCTAAGGTTGAGGTCAAGAACATGAACAGCTTCAGGGCGGTCTTCCGAGCTCTTCAGTACGAGGAAAAGAGGCAGAGGAAGGCGGCCGGCGAGGGCAGGAAGCTGGTTCAGGAGACCAGGGGGTGGGTCGAAGAAACCGGGAAAACGGTCTCTATGCGGAGTAAGGAGTATGCCCACGACTACCGTTACTTTCCTGAGCCGGATCTGCCGCCATTGACCCTGAGTAGGGAATGGGTAGAGGAGGCAAGATCAAGACTGCCCGAGCTGCCCGAAGCCAGGCGTGATCGTTTTGTTGGTGATTATGGCCTGTCTCTCTATGACGCTAATTCACTTACCGCCTTAAAGGAAATGGCTGACTATTTTGAGGCCTGTCTCAGGACTGAGGGATGCCAGAAGATACCCCCAGGTAGCGGCGCCAAGGAGGTCAGCAATTGGCTTTTGGGTGAGGTTAGCCGTATAATGAATGTGGCCGGTATTGATATCGTCTGTTTCGGAGAGCATGTTACTCCTGAACGGCTATGTGAGTTGATACTATGTACCCGCGGCGTTATTAATATCGCTACTGCTAAGTCTGTTCTTGAGGAAATGTTCAAGACGGGGAGGAGTGCCGCTGATATTATTGAAGAGCGGGAGCTTAGCCAGATTACTGATAGCGGGGAAATCGGAGCGGAAATTATTTCCGTAATAAAAAGCAATGCCCAGGCTGTAGCCGATTATCGGGCAGGTAAAATTCAGTCCCTTAAGTTTCTCGTTGGACAGGTAATGAAGGCTACCGGAGGGCGTGCCAATCCACAGGTAGTGACCGAATTACTTAGGCGAAGGTTAGAGGAAGAATAGATGCAGACCTATCTTAATATAGCTCAGATTGTACTGGCGATAGCCCTGATAGTAGTTATCCTGTTTCAGGTTAAAGGTGGTGGGTTGGGAGGCATCTTCGGCCAGCAGAGTGGTGTCTACCGGACCCGGCGTGGTGTGGAAAAGATGCTATTCAGGCTGACTATCGTCTTCGTCGTTATCTTTCTAGTAATCTCAGTGCTGACGCTCAGAATTGGCTGATAGTGCTGCTGTGAGCAGTTAGTTAGTGTAACTGGTGAGCTAATTTCCAGCTTACGAGCCGGGGCCACTTGAGTGATAGATTGGTAACAAAATTAGTGACGAAATAATAAGGGAATTGATGGCGGAATCGGTGGAGTGCAGAGAGCATTCGGTTGTATTTGATGGTATAATATATCTGGTGTCTTGCGGTAATATCGTTTCGCATAATATATCATAATTAATTTATAAGGAGGCAAGAGGATACAGGATGATCATTGGTGTTGTCAAGGAAATTAAGACTCAGGAGTACCGTGTTGGTGCTCCGCCCCTGGCGGCGGGTGTGCTTGCCAAAGCCGGCCATCAGGTGCTGGTTGAGACCAAGGCCGGAGAAGGCAGCGGTTTCAGCGATGAGGAATATGTCAAGGCTGGTGCTACCATCGTAAAGACGGCGAAAGAGGTCTGGGACAAGGCAGAAATGATCTACCATGTTAAGGAGCCTATTCCCAGTGAGTACCCTTTCTTGAAGAAGGGGCTGATTCTCTGGACCTATCTGCATTTGGCTGCGGCCAAGGAGCTAACGCTCACTCTTCTGGAGAAGGGAGTCACCGGTGTCGCCTTTGAAACAGTGGAACTGCCTGGTGGCAGCACACCCTGTCTTGACCCGATGAGCGAGGTCGCCGGCAGGTTGGCGGCTCAGATGGGGGCTCAGTATCTGGGCAAAGTGTATAAGGGCTGTGGTAAGCTGATGGGCGGTGTTACCGGTGTTCTGCCGGCGAAGGTAGTCGTTCTTGGTGGTGGTATCGTCGGTACCAATGCTGCTAAGGTTGCCCTTGGTATGGGTGCCAGCGTCACTATGATGGACATTGATGTCAAGCGTCTGCGCTACTTGAGCGAAACAATGCATGGTGACTTTAAGACGCTGGTTTCAAACCCCGCCAGCGTAGCTGAAGCAACCAAGGACGCGGATATGGTCGTCGGGGCTGTCCTTGTCAAGGGAGCCCGGGCGCCTATCGTACTGACTAAAGAGATGGTCAAGAATATGAAGCCCGGCTCGGTTATCGTCGATGTCGCTGTTGACCAGGGAGGGTGTGTCGAAACCACCCATGCTACTACTCATGATAACCCTGTCTATATCGTTGACGGCGTTCTCCACTACGGTGTCGCCAATATGCCCGGTATGGTTCCCCGGACATCTACGGTGGCTCTGGCTAATGCCACCCTGCCCTATGCCTTGAAGATGGCCAATATGGGGGTCCGGGAGGCTATGAAGGCTGATGAAGCGTTAGCTAAGGGGATGAATGTCTATGACGGGAAGGTCACCAATAAGAATGTTGCCGAAGCCCTGGGCCTGGAATACACTCCTTTTAAACCCTAACCGTATCGGGTACTGATTAAAGGCCGAAAGAGCTATTGGTATAGCAGATATATTATCGAAAAACAATAAATGACCAAGTAAGGAGGGCAAGAATGGTTTCCAAGCAAGAGTTGATCAAGAAGGATACGGCACACTGGTTCCACCCGCTGGGGATGCCGGCGGAAGCTCCCCACTTCATCTTCACCAAGGGAGAAGGTTGCTATCTGTGGGACATTGATGGCAACAAGTATCTCGACTTTTCCTCCGGTGGTGTTCATCTCTGCAACCTGGGCCACAATCATCCCAAGCTGATTGAGGCTGCCACCAAGCAGATGAGCGAGTTCATCTACTATTCTTCGGGCGCACCGGTAGCGAGCAACATACCGGCCATTGAGTACTGTGATGAGCTGGCGGGGGCACTGCCTGCCGGTATCGACCATGTTTACCTGACCGTCACCGGTACCGAGTCCACCGAGTCGTGCGTACAGATAGCCCGGGCCTACTGGGAGTCGGTTGGTGAGCTGGGCAAGTACAAGGTTATCTGTCTGGACCGTGCCTACCATGGTTCCTCGCAGCTTTCCCGGAGCATGACCGGGGCGCACGTTGGGCTATCCTGTTTCTCCCGCCGCAGTCCGGAAGTGGTCAAGATGCCTAACTTCGTTACCGGTATTGAGAACTGTTTCAAGACTGATGAAGAGAATGCCCGCTATCTGGAGCAGGTTATTCAGCAGGAGGGTGCCGATACCATTTCCTGTGTTATGGCCGAGGTAGCCCAGGGCAACGGTGGTGTGGTCTGGCCCGGCGAGAAGTGGTGGCCGATCACTCGTGAGATATGCAGCAAGCACAACATACTGCTGATTGCCGATGAGGTACAGACCGGTTTCTGCCGTACCGGCAAGTTCTGGGGAGTGGACCACTATGGTGTGATCCCCGATATGATCAGCATGGCCAAGGGTATTAACGGCGGCATCCTGCCCTTCGGAGCGGTTGGTTTCAGCAACAAGATATTTGATGCCATGGTCAACAGCAAGAAGAAGCTGATGAGCTACACCACCTCCGATGGTAATGCCGTTGTGCTGGCGACCGCGCTGGCTGCCCTGCGGATATACAAAGATGGTATGGCGGACCGTGTCGCCAAGCTTGGAGCTCTGCTCAGCAAGCGTCTTAACGAGTTCACCAAGCTGCCTGTTGTCGATGCTCCGATGGGCAAGGGTCTCTACCAGTCGTTCCTGATTTCGCTCAATAAGACCACCGGCAAGCCCTACAATGCTGCGGCGACCGTAGCGGCCAGGGAGAAACTCACTGCCGAGTGTCTCAAGCAGGGGCTTATGCTGACCTACTGTGACGGCTACCCGCACCGGCAGCCGATTGTACCGCCCTTTATCATCACCGAGGAAGAGCTGAATCACGGCCTCGATATCATCTACAGCGTCCTCAAGGATATCAAGCCGGTATAGTTGCCTGTTTCTTAGAGAGCCGATATTCGGAAAGGTTGAAATGGTAGTGCTACACCTGATAGCATTATAGCTATCAGGTGTAGCTTTTGTGGAGGGTAGTCTCTGGAATCACTAGAGGTAGCACGTCGGGCAGTAGAAGCCGCCAGCGATAAGAAGGCTGCCGATATCGTGCTGCTGGATGCCCGGGGTGTGTGTAGCTTTGCCGATTACTTTGTCATCTGTAGCGGTGATAGCGGCAAACAGCTTGAAGCTATTCGTGATGAAGTTAGCCAGGTGTTAAAGAAGACAGGGGTTACTCCCCATCACTGTGAGGGTACTACGGAGTCGGGGTGGCTGCTGGTGGACTTCAGTGATGTCATCGTGCATATCTTTGCTGCCCTTGAGCGGGAGCGCTACCAGTTGGACGAACTGTGGAGTAAAGCTGTCCCCGTAGTCCGAATACAGTAGGCCGCCGATCGCTTCACCAACGGGTTAAGCAAAGATTTCATTCTCTTTAAAAAACAGCGTGATCTCTCCGGCGGCGTTTTCTCTTGAGTCGGAGCCGTGGGTGCTGTTACGTTCGATGTCCAGGCCGTAATCACCACGGATGGTGCCGGTTCTGGCTTTGGATGGGTCGGTCACCCCCATCGTTTTTCTGATTACCTCCACCGCGTTATCACCCTCGAAGACGGCGGCCACTATCGGCGACGAGGTAATATAGGTCACCAGGTTCTTAAAGAAGGGCTTGTCCCTGTGGATTGCATAATGGCGCTCGGCCAGTGTTCGGTTCATGTGTAGCATCTTCAGCGCTATCAGTTTCAGCCCTACCTCTTCGAAGCGGCTGATGATAGCACCCGCCAGCCCCCTCTGCACCGCATCCGGTTTAACCAGTACTAAAGACCTTTCCATATTTTCTGAAGCTCCTTTGATAATATTCTGCTAATTGCTGTGGTCAAGCAGGCTCTCTAAATCACCCGGTGTTACCTCCTTGAGGCTGTCGACAATCAGGTCTGCCCCCTTAAGGCTTGTCCTGGGGTTGGTGTTGGTAACTGCCAGACAGTGCATTCCCGCCTTCCTTGCCGCGGCAACGCCGGCAATGGCATCCTCAATGACGATACAGTCCTTTGGTTCGACACCCAGTTTCTCGGCGGCCAGCAGGAAGCCTAAAGGACTTGGTTTCCCCTCTTTTACCTCTCTACCGGAGACAATGACCTGGAACAGGCTCTCTATCTTTAACTCGCGGGTAATCAGCCGGACGTTTTCCGGGGGGGCTGAAGAGCCTAAAGCCTGCAGAAAGCCGTATTCCTTCAATGATTTGATTAACTCTACTGCTCCCGGCAGGGGCTTCAGGTGGTTCTTCGCCCTATTACGGAAGCTCTCCTCTTTTTCTGTGGCAACGCTTTCTAATTCGTCCGGAGATATGTCTGTCCCCAGCACTATCCTGGTGATCCTATCGTTTCTCTGCCCGAAGTTACGCTTGAAATCATCCTCGGTGATGGTTACCCCTCGTTTCCGGAAGACTTCCTGCCAGGCCTTAAAGTGATAGGGGGCGGTGTCGGCAATAACGCCGTCCATGTCCCATATTACCGCTCTGGTCTTATTGGACATCACTTTAGAAGTCGCATCCTTTCTTGCTGATGATGTACTGGGTGGCTTTAGCTTCGGTTACCACCGTGCCGTCGCTTAAGGTCAGTTGTGCCCTTGTTTCGGCAAACCTCCGCTCGCGCTTGGCTATCCAGGCCGTTATCTTGAGGTGTTGGCCTATTGAGACCGGCCGTCTGAATTTTACCTCCATGGTTCCGGTGACCCCGGCAACATTCTCGAAGTAGGCGGCATAAGCCATTGCCTCATCAAGGAGAGTGGTCAGGATACCGCCATGGATAATGTCCTTCCAGCCCTGGTGTAACTCGGTCGGGGTAAATTCGGATTTCGCCGCTTTACCATCCCAGTGGAACCTTAGTCTCACCCCGCAGGGGTTATTCCTGCCACAGCCGAAACACATATCACTGGGGGCGATTGATAGTTCAGGTTCAGTTGTCATTTTGGCTCTCTGTATTCCTTGGCTTTTTCGGTCTGGTAATATGTGGTCGTCTCAGGTATAGCGGGCTTAAGGCAGCCGGGTTATCGTAGTTTCCTGTCTTAAGCTGCCGCTCTCCCAGTTCGGCGAGGAAGCTGCTCCGGCGCAAGCTGGCTGCTGGCGATGCTATCACGGCTTTTTGTCTGAGCAGCTCTATCAGTCTGGTGCCGGTAAGGGGTGTGATTTCACCACAGAATATCGTCCTGGTGGTTATCTCCGAGCATAGAGTCTCCAGAGTGGTGATTTGTTCGCTAAATATCTTTTGCCAGCAGTTATATCTTGTCCGGTAGACAGCGGTGGCAATTTCTCCTCTCCCGGCCTGAAATATCGGGCAGATGGGTAGATTGGTTACCGCATACTGGTAGGCGGCTACTTCCAAGGTGCTGATGCCTACTATCGGAATTGCCAGACTGAAGGCCAGACCTTTGGCTGTACTGATGCCGACCCTTAATCCGTTGTAGCTGCCCGGTCCCTTGGCCACGATAATCCCGCTTAGTGAAGCGGGGCTTAACCTGGCCTGGCTGAGCAGGTTAGCCAGGCGTGGCAATAACTGGATAGAGTGGTTCTGGCCGCAGCGCCAGGTCAGTTCGGTATACACTGTGCCATCTTTTGTTAGCGCCAGGCTAGCCGTATCGGTTGATGTGTCTATTGACAGTCTCATCGCGCGCTCTTTCTAAGTGACTTTTGGGGACGGGTATTTTAGTTTTGTCAGTAGTTCTTGATAGCGCCTTCCGTGTGGTCTAAAATGTAAGCTGCGTTTGCTATTGTCCAGATAGCCTGTCTCTATCAGCAGGTGCTCTGGTGGCAACAGGCTAAGCCCTTTGTCCGCCCATTCAACTACAGCAACGCCGCTACCATAGAGATAATCGTCCAGACCCAGGTCGCTTATCTCTTCCAGACGGTCAAGCCGGTAGAGGTCTATGTGGTATAACGGTAATCTGCCGTAAAGCTCTCTCATTATAACAAAAGATGGGCTCAGCGCATAATCCTTTATCCCCAGTCCTCGGGCAATGCCCTGGGTGAGGCAGGTTTTGCCGCTGCCCAGTTTACCGGTGAGGAGGAAAACGTCACCGGGTAAAGCTAATCTGCCGATGCGGATTCCGATTTGTTGGGTCTGTACCGGGCTGTTACTGACTAAATCGGTCTGGTGAAAAATATGCCTCTCCTTTAGTTTTGCGTTTTCTTGAAATGTTCCCAGCCTCCCCCGTTAAGTTCTAGCTGTTTTCCCCTGTTGTCGATCAGGGTTACCTGGCCCATCTTATCAGCGGTCATTTCACCGATGATAGTTATTGGACATGAGGAGAGCTCTCTTATCCTGTTAATCACCTCGGCGCTTCCGGTAAAGAGGAGTTCGTAGTCTTCTCCTCCCGATAGTGCCAGTTCAAGCGCTTTATTGCTGAAGTTAGCCTTGACATCGGGGTGAACAGGTATGTGGTCAACCTCTATCCTGGCGCCAAGGCGGCTGGCCCGGCAGATGTGGCCTAGATCTGAGCATAGCCCGTCACTGATATCTATGGCTGCCCCTGCTCCTTCCTTA is a window from the Dehalococcoidales bacterium genome containing:
- a CDS encoding HAD family phosphatase, with protein sequence MSNKTRAVIWDMDGVIADTAPYHFKAWQEVFRKRGVTITEDDFKRNFGQRNDRITRIVLGTDISPDELESVATEKEESFRNRAKNHLKPLPGAVELIKSLKEYGFLQALGSSAPPENVRLITRELKIESLFQVIVSGREVKEGKPSPLGFLLAAEKLGVEPKDCIVIEDAIAGVAAARKAGMHCLAVTNTNPRTSLKGADLIVDSLKEVTPGDLESLLDHSN
- the secG gene encoding preprotein translocase subunit SecG, producing MQTYLNIAQIVLAIALIVVILFQVKGGGLGGIFGQQSGVYRTRRGVEKMLFRLTIVFVVIFLVISVLTLRIG
- a CDS encoding aspartate aminotransferase family protein, yielding MVSKQELIKKDTAHWFHPLGMPAEAPHFIFTKGEGCYLWDIDGNKYLDFSSGGVHLCNLGHNHPKLIEAATKQMSEFIYYSSGAPVASNIPAIEYCDELAGALPAGIDHVYLTVTGTESTESCVQIARAYWESVGELGKYKVICLDRAYHGSSQLSRSMTGAHVGLSCFSRRSPEVVKMPNFVTGIENCFKTDEENARYLEQVIQQEGADTISCVMAEVAQGNGGVVWPGEKWWPITREICSKHNILLIADEVQTGFCRTGKFWGVDHYGVIPDMISMAKGINGGILPFGAVGFSNKIFDAMVNSKKKLMSYTTSDGNAVVLATALAALRIYKDGMADRVAKLGALLSKRLNEFTKLPVVDAPMGKGLYQSFLISLNKTTGKPYNAAATVAAREKLTAECLKQGLMLTYCDGYPHRQPIVPPFIITEEELNHGLDIIYSVLKDIKPV
- the ndk gene encoding nucleoside-diphosphate kinase, whose product is MERSLVLVKPDAVQRGLAGAIISRFEEVGLKLIALKMLHMNRTLAERHYAIHRDKPFFKNLVTYITSSPIVAAVFEGDNAVEVIRKTMGVTDPSKARTGTIRGDYGLDIERNSTHGSDSRENAAGEITLFFKENEIFA
- a CDS encoding glutamine synthetase family protein, which gives rise to MDEKDKAREYVARTVKDSNIRFISLWFTDILGFLKSLTITPRELESAMVDGIGFDGSSVEGFARVDESDMMALPDPATFCILPWSKPEYPVARMFCDIMRPGGQPFEGDPRYVLKKNLARVADLGYVFNVGPELEYFYFRNDEGTHILDEGGYFDLTPLDVASDLRLQTVDTLEQMGIPVQTSHHEVATSQHEIDLSYCDALTMADSVMTCRLVIKEVAHQHGVYATFMPKPIFAVNGSGMHVHQSLFAGANNVFFDKNDKDYLSKIARRYMAGLLKHAPEITSVVSQWLNSYKRLVVGYEAPVYISWARRNRSDMVRVPDYQFGKEKATRVEFRVPDPACNPYLAFSVMLAAGLEGIEREYQLCAPSGKNVFEMSADEREQRGIGCLPMNLSDAIALTEKSEVVRKALGDHVFDSFIRNKKIEWEQYRVQVTEYELKRYLPVL
- the tsaE gene encoding tRNA (adenosine(37)-N6)-threonylcarbamoyltransferase complex ATPase subunit type 1 TsaE produces the protein MFHQTDLVSNSPVQTQQIGIRIGRLALPGDVFLLTGKLGSGKTCLTQGIARGLGIKDYALSPSFVIMRELYGRLPLYHIDLYRLDRLEEISDLGLDDYLYGSGVAVVEWADKGLSLLPPEHLLIETGYLDNSKRSLHFRPHGRRYQELLTKLKYPSPKVT
- a CDS encoding PaaI family thioesterase, whose translation is MTTEPELSIAPSDMCFGCGRNNPCGVRLRFHWDGKAAKSEFTPTELHQGWKDIIHGGILTTLLDEAMAYAAYFENVAGVTGTMEVKFRRPVSIGQHLKITAWIAKRERRFAETRAQLTLSDGTVVTEAKATQYIISKKGCDF
- the rsfS gene encoding ribosome silencing factor, with the protein product MESLEVARRAVEAASDKKAADIVLLDARGVCSFADYFVICSGDSGKQLEAIRDEVSQVLKKTGVTPHHCEGTTESGWLLVDFSDVIVHIFAALERERYQLDELWSKAVPVVRIQ
- the tsaB gene encoding tRNA (adenosine(37)-N6)-threonylcarbamoyltransferase complex dimerization subunit type 1 TsaB; the encoded protein is MRLSIDTSTDTASLALTKDGTVYTELTWRCGQNHSIQLLPRLANLLSQARLSPASLSGIIVAKGPGSYNGLRVGISTAKGLAFSLAIPIVGISTLEVAAYQYAVTNLPICPIFQAGRGEIATAVYRTRYNCWQKIFSEQITTLETLCSEITTRTIFCGEITPLTGTRLIELLRQKAVIASPAASLRRSSFLAELGERQLKTGNYDNPAALSPLYLRRPHITRPKKPRNTESQNDN
- a CDS encoding response regulator — translated: RLFFEARIIPAFEKEAFALIRDITDQKKAEEELKQERALFVSGPTVVFKWIAADGWPIDYVSPNVYGLLGYTAAELTVGKHLFGDMLHPDDVRRIAEANERAEEQANCRQFAVDYRILTKDGAIKWVHEHTMLVRDDEGAVKYHHGYVTDITEQKKAEAEKRKLESRIQFTDRMASIGEMASGIAHEINNPLTSVVGFSELLMEKDLPEDLREDVETIHSSARRVADIVKGLLTFARQHKPVRNRTSINEIIESTLALRKYAMETSNIEVITILDNGRPWTVADAGQLQQVFLNIIVNAEMEMTKAHGRGRLTIRTEQAGDRIRISFADDGPGIAGENLERIFDPFFTTKEVGEGTGLGLSLAHGIVAEHNGDLYVESEEGKGATFFVELPVVMEEEKKIERFEEVETAGKTVGGRILVVDDEPAIMAFLKKLLGGEGYDVATAGSGREALEMTKEQRYNLIICDIKMPGLSGAELYDELGGIAPSLQKRVIFITGDVIGPATNKFLKATGVPHINKPFDIAGLKKEINRVIGERV
- the gatB gene encoding Asp-tRNA(Asn)/Glu-tRNA(Gln) amidotransferase subunit GatB; its protein translation is MNFETVIGLEVHAQLLTKSKMFCRCSAGYSDAQANTFVCPVCLGMPGVLPTINQQAVEYTVMTALALGCAIPGYTKFDRKNYPYPDLMKGYQISQYDAPLGQGGWLTIEVGGEQKRIGITRVHLEEDVAKLLHRTSPDGEHYSLIDVNRSGVPLMEVVGEPDLSSPEEARQYLMKLRSILRYLGVSSGNMEEGSFRCDANISIRPEHTTETMAKVEVKNMNSFRAVFRALQYEEKRQRKAAGEGRKLVQETRGWVEETGKTVSMRSKEYAHDYRYFPEPDLPPLTLSREWVEEARSRLPELPEARRDRFVGDYGLSLYDANSLTALKEMADYFEACLRTEGCQKIPPGSGAKEVSNWLLGEVSRIMNVAGIDIVCFGEHVTPERLCELILCTRGVINIATAKSVLEEMFKTGRSAADIIEERELSQITDSGEIGAEIISVIKSNAQAVADYRAGKIQSLKFLVGQVMKATGGRANPQVVTELLRRRLEEE
- the ald gene encoding alanine dehydrogenase; this encodes MIIGVVKEIKTQEYRVGAPPLAAGVLAKAGHQVLVETKAGEGSGFSDEEYVKAGATIVKTAKEVWDKAEMIYHVKEPIPSEYPFLKKGLILWTYLHLAAAKELTLTLLEKGVTGVAFETVELPGGSTPCLDPMSEVAGRLAAQMGAQYLGKVYKGCGKLMGGVTGVLPAKVVVLGGGIVGTNAAKVALGMGASVTMMDIDVKRLRYLSETMHGDFKTLVSNPASVAEATKDADMVVGAVLVKGARAPIVLTKEMVKNMKPGSVIVDVAVDQGGCVETTHATTHDNPVYIVDGVLHYGVANMPGMVPRTSTVALANATLPYALKMANMGVREAMKADEALAKGMNVYDGKVTNKNVAEALGLEYTPFKP